The DNA region AAATTCATGTGGTTTGAACTCAATTACAGTTATTGCATATATGAGTTCATCAAAGTTTCCAGATGATAGTATCCAAAATAATTTTGAGTATGCTAATAACAGCGTATAAGAAGTGGCTTCAATTTTCACTAATGTTTCATCCTTAAAGATATATGTGCAAGAGTGTCATTACTATCTTCATATGTACTTTTGCTCTGAGAATAGATGATAGTCCAAAATAAAATTCTACAAATAAAAAATTAGAAAAATTGAATAGAAGGGTCGAAGTCATTTGGGAAAGCAAACTTCGTACTAACTAGGTTTATGGTATCGGCCGTATGTTGAATATAAGCGAAAAACCCAAGACATTAAATCTTGGGTTTTTCTTTGTTTATCTAGTAGCGAGATCGAGATTTGAACTCGAGACCTCCGGGTTATGAATCCGACGCTCTAACCAACTGAGCTACCTCGCCTAATTTTGTGGCTGCAAATATAAAAACAAAATCCATGTTACCAAACCAAACCCACATAAAATATTCTTAAAAATTATTGCTATTCTTATCAATTAATGTATATATTGGGCAGTATAAATTTCACACTGACTCATGGACGATAAAATTAAATTTGACATAGAATTCCCAATACACGCTTCTCCTCAATTGCTATATCAGTATATTTCAACGCCATCGGGCTTATCTGAATGGTTTTCAGATAACGTAAACTCTCGAGGCGAAATGTTCACTTTTATTTGGGATGGTAGCGAAGAAAAAGCAAAATTGCTAAACAAAAAAAGTGGTGAGCGCGTAAAGTTTAGATGGATGGAAGATGTTGAGGACGAACAATCCTATTATTTTGAAATCAGGATTCAAGTCGATGAAATCACAAAAGATGTATCGTTAATGATAACGGATTACGCAGAGGAAGATGAAATTGAAGAAGCCAAAATGCTGTGGGAAAACCAAATATCCAGCTTAAAACAAGTATTGGGTTCTGCATAGCCGCAATCGTATAAATTGAATTATATTTGTCCCGCTGAAACACTAATTTAGCGGGATTTTTTATGATAAATTTTAACGGAACATTGGCGTCAGAAAGTAATATTTTATCAACCCAAAATAGAGGCTATGCCTATGGTGATGCACTTTTTGAAACCATAAAAGTAAGCCACGGAAAAATTTTATTTTGGGAAGACCACTACTTTCGGCTCATGGCCTCAATGCGAATTTTGCGTATGGAAATTCCCATGGCATTCACGATGGAATTTCTAGAAGAAGAAATTACTAAAACCATCGAGGCTAATGGATTTTCAAATGAATCTGCGCGGGTTAAGTTGAGTGTTCATAGAAATGAGGGCGGACTCTACACCCCCGAAACGAATGAGGTGGAGTATTTAGTTTCGGCAAAAACTTTGGCCGAAGATTTCTATTTGTTAAATGAGGGTTTTTACGAAATCGATTTGTTTAAAGACTATTACGTATCGCCTTCCTTGCTTTCCACTTTAAAAACCAATAATAAGGTGCTAAATGTGGTGGGCAGTGTTTTTGCAAAAGAAAACAGCCTGAACAATTGCCTGTTGTTGAATACCGATAAAAAAGTGGTGGAAGCTTTAAACGGAAATGTGTTTTTGGTAAAAGGAAATACAATCAAAACGCCACCGTTGAGTGATGGTTGTTTAAAAGGGGTGATGCGTACCCAATTGATAAACTTAATTAAAAGTTTGCCAGATTATGAATTGGTTGAAGAATCAGTGTCACCATTCGAGCTTCAAAAAGCTGATGAGATTTTCATCACTAATGTCATTACTGGAATACAACCGGTAAGTAAATACCGAAAAAAAGTGTTTGGTAATGAAACGGTCAAGCAACTGCTTCAAAAACTAAATGTAAAGATTAGGTTGGGTTAGTTGAAACTGGGGTTTTCTGGGGCGTTGCTCCAAATACTGTATTCGCCACCAAACTCCAACATTTTTTCTTTCCAAAACGATTCGTAGTCTTTTTCAATAATGTTCTTTTCGTAAACATTTTCGGTAACTACCCACGAGTTCGCCTTGAGTTCGTTTTCCAATTGATTGGCTTCCCAACCCGAATAGCCCAGAAAAAACTTAATGTCGGTTTCTTTGATGGTGTGGTCTTTTATCAATTCGGCCACTTTAGTGAAATCGCCACCCCAATAAATGCCCAATGAAATTTCAATACTGTTGGGTATAAGATGCGGTATTTTATGGATAAAATAAAGATTGTCTTGCTCTACGGGGCCACCGTTGTAAACCTTGTAAGTGGCTTCAACTTCAGGAATTAGATCATTAATATTGTATTCAAGTGGTTTGTTCAATATAAAGCCAATAGAGCCTTCATGCGAATGGTCGGCCAATAAAACTATGGAGCGATTAAAAGATACATCTCCAATAATTGCAGGTTCGGCAATCAATAAATTTCCTTTTTTGGGTTTTGTTGTAACCATAATATCAGGAATTAGTAACTAAATCTAATATTTATTTATTAAAAAAGCAACTGTTTTGGGCACATATAAAAAAAGCCCCCACAATTTGTGGGGGCTTTCTGTTTTTTATAAAGGGCAAATAATTAGTTTACCGCATTTGATAAATCTGAACCAGCTTTAAACTTTACTACGTTTTTAGCTTTGATTTTGATAGTATCTCCTGTTTGAGGGTTTCTTCCTTCTCTTGCAGCTCTTTTAGAAACTGACCAAGATCCAAATCCAACTAAAGAAACTCTGTTACCTTTTTGTAAAGCTCCTTCAATTTCAATTAGCGCACACTCTAAAGCTTTTTTTGCAGCAGCTTTAGTGATTCCTGCGTGTTCTGCCATTGCATCGATTAAATCTGTTTTGTTCATAATGTAAAATTTAATTATTAATAAATTGGTTAAACTTCTAGTTAAATCCTCTACAAATTTATACGGATTATGCAACCATGCAAGTAATAGCAAGGGAAAAACACTGTTTTGTTGATAACTTGAAGCATTTGTTGATAAATGAAAGGTATTTCATCGGTTTTTTTAAAATGTCAGTAATAATAAGGGTTTACAGCATTTTGGCATTTTCCTCAAAAGTAAAGCCGTTTAGGAAGGATCTCACGTCCATGTTTCGCTTTCCAGGAAGTTTCAAATCCTTTATAATAATATAACCTTTTGAAACAGATACTTTTAATTCTTTTTTACTGTGAATAATAGTACCAATTTCTAAATTGTGGCTAGCAATTTCTTTTTCGGCACTGTAAATTTTTATGTCGTAATCCTCGTTTCCATTTTGCATAACGCACCAAGCCGCAGGGTAGGGGCTCAATCCGCGAATATGGTTGTGAATGGCATCAACAGATTGCTGCCAATCTATTTTACAATTGTCTTTATTGAGTTTGTATGCGGTTTTAATATCTTCAGATTCTTTTTGGGGAATCGTTTCAACATCACCCTTTTCAATCAGTGAAACTGTTTTTAGTACTAGTTGGCTTCCAACATCCATCAGTTTGTCATGCAGGCTACCGGCATTTTCGTTCGGTTGGATATTAATTTTTTCCTGAAGAATCATATCACCGGTATCGATTTTTTCATCAATAAAAAATGTGGAAACGCCAGTTTGGGTTTCTCCGTTGATGATGGCCCAGTTAATGGGAGCAGCCCCTCGGTAGTTGGGTAATAACGAGGCATGCAAGTTAAAGGTGCCGTATTCCGGCATTTGCCAAACCACTTTAGGCAACATCCTAAAGGCTACCACAATTTGAAGGTTGGCGTTTAAGGCTTTCAATTCGCTTAAAAAATCTTCACTTTTTAAATTGGTTGGCTGAAGAGCTTTTAAATTTTTGGAAACGGCATATTTTTTTACGGCACTTTCGTTGAGTTTTCGGCCGCGGCCTGCTGGTTTATCGGGTGCGGTAATTACGCCCACAATGTTATAATGGTTTTCAACGAGTGTTTTTAGAGTGGCCACCGCAAAATCTGGAGTGCCCATAAATACGATTCTTAAATCTTTCATCTGTTTTTTTTCCTTCTTTGTATGTTTCGGTTAAGTGGGTTCTTTTATAAATGACTTAATTTATAGGTGTTAGTTGGTGTTATGTTAATAATTTGATGTTCTAATAATAGTTTTAAAACAGTTTTTAATTCAGTTTCTGTACAGTCTAATTTTTCGGCAAGAGTTCTTGATGATTGTTCGCCGTTTTCAAGGATGCCGACAAGTTTTTTCTTCAAAGCATTTAGATCTTGCGGTTTTTTAGCTTTGCTGGGCTTAGTGCAGACCGAACAAATACCGCAGGGTTTTGTGTCGGTTTCTCCGAAATAAGCCAAGAGTTGTTCGCTTTTGCAAACCGAATTGTTTTCAATATAATCAATCATCGCTTCAACTTGATTCTGTTTCAGTTGGTTTTGCTGTTTGATAATCTTGGCAATGCGATTAATGGTTTTGTCGTCTTCGCGAGGTTCGATAAACGTAATTTGCGCATCGGTTTTGGCAAGGTTCAGCATGATGATTTCGTCGCGCTCCAACTGCGTTAAAACTTTTATTATTGAAGCTTGGCTTGCTGAAGCTTTTTCTGAAACTTTGCTTAAATCTATTTTTGTAGGATGATCGAAAATTCCGCCGTAAAGGCGTAAAATAGATTTTACAACGATGTCCAGATTTTGGTGCGTTTCCAAATACCTGAACAGGGATTGGTTGGAAGTGATAAACTGAACCGTTGTTTTATTTTGAAATTGCCTAGTTAGTGAAATAATACTGTTTCGGTCTAAAACAAGCAGCGCATTATAGCATAAAAGCGTATTGAAATTATAGGTTTTGCAAAAAGTGTTGAAATCGAAGTCGAAAGTTTGGTATTCGCCTTCACCATACGAAATTTGAAAATAGGAGCACAGTTTTCGGTACACTTGCTTTACAAAATCGACGTTGGGCAGCACGTTCAGAAATTGGTTTTTTACCAAACTTTTGTCGCTTTCGTTTTTTAAGATAACAGCAAAGGCTTTTTCTCCTTTTCGACCGGCGCGCCCCGCTTCCTGAAAATAACTCTCTAAACTTTCGGGCAAATTAAAATGGATAACCGTTTTTACATTGGGTTTATCAATCCCCATACCGAATGCATTGGTAGCCACCATTACTTGGTTTTGTTCATGCAGCCAAGAATTCATGTTGGTTTCTTTTTCAATATTCGAAAGTCCGCCATGGTAACTAGTAGCTGTAATGTTTTTCGATTTTAAAAAGTCGCTTAGCTCAATGGTGAGTTTTCGGTTTCTTACATAAACAATTGAAGGAGCTTTGTATTTTTTTAAAATAGATTCCAGTCTGTAATGTTTGTCGTTTTCATTAAGCACCATATATCCTAAATTGGGTCTTGCAAAAGATGTTTTGAATATTTTAGGATTGATAAAATCGAGCTCTTTAACAATATCTTCTACTACTTCAGGACGTGCCGAAGCAGTAAGCGCAACCACATTGGCGCTTGGGCATAATTGCCGCAATAAGGCAATATTTTTATAAGCTGGCCTGAAATCGCTGCCCCATTGCGAAATGCAGTGGGCTTCATCAACCGCGATTAAATTCACATTCATTTGCCTAATTCTGTCCTGCACCAATTCTTGTTGCAAACGCTCGGGCGACAAGTAAAGGAATTTATACTTGCCGTAAATGCAATTATCCAAAAGTGTATCGAGCTGGGTGTACGATATGCCGCTAGTTATTGCCATGGCCTTTATGCCTTTATCTTTTAGCGCTTGCACTTGGTCTTTCATTAATGCAATCAGAGGCGAGATAACAATACAGATACCGGGTTTTGCTAATGCCGGAATTTGAAAACACAACGATTTTCCGCCGCCCGTTGGCATCAATACAAAGGTGTCTTCTCCTTGTAATACGGCGTTGATGATGTCTTCCTGTTGTGGCCTAAACGACGTGAAGTTCCAATAACGTTCCAATATGTTAATGGGGTGCTCCATATTATTTTTGTACAGCGTTTAAAATAAATTGGGTTCGGTTGTCTACCGTGTCGAAAGGCACATCAATCAAGCGGTAGCCAAACCTATTGTATGCGTTCATCAAATGGTTGTGTATTTCCAATGCTTGCTCAAAACTTTCATAGCGCTCGTTGTCGCTGGTGTAAATTTCCCGCCAAGGTTTCAAAATAAAAATTTGGTGGTATTTGGCATTTTCGCATGCTTCAACAAAAGTTTTGGGGTAAGTGTCGCCAATATAATCCATATACGCGAGCACATCTGGGATGCCCCGATCAAAAAAAACGGTTTCGTTTTCATATATTTCAGAATCTATGAATTGTTTTTGCCGTCCTTTTAAAAGCAATTCGCTAAACAGCAGGGGCTCGGTTAAAAACAACTGGTCAATGCCCTTTTTTTTGGCGTCGAGCGTAATCTGTCTCGAAATTTCTTCCATACACTTATGCCCTTTACTTATCAAATTATTGATTAAGGTCGATTTGCCCGTTCCCGGCCCGCCGGTAATAACAATTTTTTTTGTGTTCAATGTGGCTTTATTTGCTGTAAAAATCGGAATTTAACAATTATAAAAAAAATAGAAAGGAAAACGTATATTTGCCGTCTAAAACAAAGCCATGGGAACAGCTCCAAATCCAGAAGAATTTTATAAAAAATTAAAAACCCAGTTGCAGGATACCGCACTGTGGCCCTCGGAATATCTTTATAAATTTATAGTGATTTCCGATAAGGCAAAAATAAAAAAAATTGAAGATCTTTTCGATAATTTGGGGGCCGTGATTAATACCACCGAA from Tamlana crocina includes:
- a CDS encoding START-like domain-containing protein; the protein is MDDKIKFDIEFPIHASPQLLYQYISTPSGLSEWFSDNVNSRGEMFTFIWDGSEEKAKLLNKKSGERVKFRWMEDVEDEQSYYFEIRIQVDEITKDVSLMITDYAEEDEIEEAKMLWENQISSLKQVLGSA
- a CDS encoding aminotransferase class IV: MINFNGTLASESNILSTQNRGYAYGDALFETIKVSHGKILFWEDHYFRLMASMRILRMEIPMAFTMEFLEEEITKTIEANGFSNESARVKLSVHRNEGGLYTPETNEVEYLVSAKTLAEDFYLLNEGFYEIDLFKDYYVSPSLLSTLKTNNKVLNVVGSVFAKENSLNNCLLLNTDKKVVEALNGNVFLVKGNTIKTPPLSDGCLKGVMRTQLINLIKSLPDYELVEESVSPFELQKADEIFITNVITGIQPVSKYRKKVFGNETVKQLLQKLNVKIRLG
- a CDS encoding YqgE/AlgH family protein, coding for MVTTKPKKGNLLIAEPAIIGDVSFNRSIVLLADHSHEGSIGFILNKPLEYNINDLIPEVEATYKVYNGGPVEQDNLYFIHKIPHLIPNSIEISLGIYWGGDFTKVAELIKDHTIKETDIKFFLGYSGWEANQLENELKANSWVVTENVYEKNIIEKDYESFWKEKMLEFGGEYSIWSNAPENPSFN
- a CDS encoding HU family DNA-binding protein, whose translation is MNKTDLIDAMAEHAGITKAAAKKALECALIEIEGALQKGNRVSLVGFGSWSVSKRAAREGRNPQTGDTIKIKAKNVVKFKAGSDLSNAVN
- the fmt gene encoding methionyl-tRNA formyltransferase — translated: MKDLRIVFMGTPDFAVATLKTLVENHYNIVGVITAPDKPAGRGRKLNESAVKKYAVSKNLKALQPTNLKSEDFLSELKALNANLQIVVAFRMLPKVVWQMPEYGTFNLHASLLPNYRGAAPINWAIINGETQTGVSTFFIDEKIDTGDMILQEKINIQPNENAGSLHDKLMDVGSQLVLKTVSLIEKGDVETIPQKESEDIKTAYKLNKDNCKIDWQQSVDAIHNHIRGLSPYPAAWCVMQNGNEDYDIKIYSAEKEIASHNLEIGTIIHSKKELKVSVSKGYIIIKDLKLPGKRNMDVRSFLNGFTFEENAKML
- a CDS encoding RecQ family ATP-dependent DNA helicase → MEHPINILERYWNFTSFRPQQEDIINAVLQGEDTFVLMPTGGGKSLCFQIPALAKPGICIVISPLIALMKDQVQALKDKGIKAMAITSGISYTQLDTLLDNCIYGKYKFLYLSPERLQQELVQDRIRQMNVNLIAVDEAHCISQWGSDFRPAYKNIALLRQLCPSANVVALTASARPEVVEDIVKELDFINPKIFKTSFARPNLGYMVLNENDKHYRLESILKKYKAPSIVYVRNRKLTIELSDFLKSKNITATSYHGGLSNIEKETNMNSWLHEQNQVMVATNAFGMGIDKPNVKTVIHFNLPESLESYFQEAGRAGRKGEKAFAVILKNESDKSLVKNQFLNVLPNVDFVKQVYRKLCSYFQISYGEGEYQTFDFDFNTFCKTYNFNTLLCYNALLVLDRNSIISLTRQFQNKTTVQFITSNQSLFRYLETHQNLDIVVKSILRLYGGIFDHPTKIDLSKVSEKASASQASIIKVLTQLERDEIIMLNLAKTDAQITFIEPREDDKTINRIAKIIKQQNQLKQNQVEAMIDYIENNSVCKSEQLLAYFGETDTKPCGICSVCTKPSKAKKPQDLNALKKKLVGILENGEQSSRTLAEKLDCTETELKTVLKLLLEHQIINITPTNTYKLSHL
- a CDS encoding ATP-binding protein — encoded protein: MNTKKIVITGGPGTGKSTLINNLISKGHKCMEEISRQITLDAKKKGIDQLFLTEPLLFSELLLKGRQKQFIDSEIYENETVFFDRGIPDVLAYMDYIGDTYPKTFVEACENAKYHQIFILKPWREIYTSDNERYESFEQALEIHNHLMNAYNRFGYRLIDVPFDTVDNRTQFILNAVQK
- a CDS encoding DUF493 family protein produces the protein MGTAPNPEEFYKKLKTQLQDTALWPSEYLYKFIVISDKAKIKKIEDLFDNLGAVINTTESKNGKYTSVSVNVRMKNPDAVIEKYKEVAEKVEGVISL